A stretch of DNA from Acidobacteriota bacterium:
GACCGAAGTGGCCAGCCTTACGGGCCACACGAAGGAGGTGGTGGCGTGCGCCTTTTCCCCAGATGGCAGCCTCATCGTTTCTCGCGCGCGCGGCGCGGTCATCAACATCACTAAACAATCTTCTGAGATTCCCGGTGCTTCCGAGGATATGAAGATTTGGGATGCTCAGACAGGAGTCGGCTTAGCAACGCTTGCGGGCCACACAGACGTTATAGGCTATTACGACGAGTGGTTAACGTCTTATATCCAACGGGTGAACGCGTGCACCTTTTCCCCCGACGGCAGACGCATCGTTTCGGCTTCCGTGGATAGGACCCTGAAGCTTTGGGATGTTCAGACAGGGACCGAACTGGCCAGCCTTTCGGGCCACACGGAGGAGGTGGTGGCGTGCGCCTTTTCCCCCGATGGCAGCCGCATCGTTTCAGGTTCCGAGGATGGAACTCTCAAACTTTGGGATGCTCAGACAGGAGCCGAATTGGCCACCCTTGCGGGCCACGGGCGCGTGACGGCGTGCGCCTTTTCCCCCGATGGCAGCATCGTTTCGGCTTCCTGGGGTAGCCTGATGCTTCTGAATGCTCAGACAGGAGTACAGATTTGCGAATATCAACTCGAAGCCCCGGACAAGGCTACTGCTTGGAGCCCCAGGGGCGGTAATCTAGCGGCGGCCGACCGCTTGGGCCACTTCTTGATTCTGCGGCTCCACAACGTTTCCTTCGGTCCCTTCATCGTGACCTCGTGGCGTCACGATCCGCAACCGTCGGATTCGTCGGCGCGCCTTCATTTTGGCTGTCCGATGTGCCGGGTGTGGTCTGAGGGGGCCGCATCGGCGCTCGGCTCCGTGATTCCATGCCCTCACTGCGGCGAGCGCGTCAAGCTCAATCCTTTTACCATCAATGCCGACTGGCGCCCCATCGCCGAAGCCTGGAAAGTGAGGAAAAGTGAAACCGGACCAGAGTACACGCAGGAAACGTACGTCATTGCTGACAGCGAATCTGATGCGGTCGATAAGACGGATGTAGGCTTAACCGCAACATCGCGTGACGAGGAGCGACGGCCATTTGATGTTTCAGAAGCAGAGTCAGCCAAAGCGGAGAATGTGGCGCTTCCAGCCGCAGAAGTGCCTTCGGTAAAGAGAAATGAGTTGAGATCCATCGGTCCTATCGTCATAACCCCATGGCGACACAATCCGGAGCCGTTGGATTCCCTGGAGGCACCTATTCATTTTGGCTGTCCGCTATGCCGGGTGTGGTCTGAGGTGGCCGCATCGGCGCTCGGCGCGGTGATTCCATGCCCTCACTGCGGCGAGAGCGTCAAGCTCAATCCTTTTACCATCAATGCCGACTGGCGCCCCATCGCCGCAGCCTGGAAAGCGATGGTGAATGATGAATGATTCACAGGTGTTCAAAGATCCAGGAGGCATGAGTCGGCTGAAACGACTCCCCTTGCATGAAGGATCCGTACGCTCCCAAACCCACCCCGGAGTCACCCGGACCGAGCGCGAGCTGCAAGATCCTGAACGTCTGCCCGAGTTGAGGAGTTGAGGTTGGGAGGTTGAGAACAGCAGCAGTTGAGTTGGGCTTCGTCGTCAAGCGCGAGGATCGCCGGCGTCTCCCGGGCGATAATTGATAATGTCCTCTTCGGGGACCCCGGCGTCGAACGCCTCGTTAATCCTGCCGATCTCCGAAGCATGGCGGTTGGCGCCGCCGAAGTCTTGGTAGTCGCCCTGCACAAGCTCGGGTTCAGGATCGCCGAAATGATCTCTGATGAAAAGTTTCGTCCACTCGAGCAGCTCGTGCATATTGAAGTCGTCGATTCGCGCAACCATGTCGAGCAGCGGAGTTATGAAATAGTCTCTGTCGCCGAGCAGCCGAAGGTTCATCTCTCGTACGAGTTGGGAACCGCCAAACCCGCAGAGTGGATCATCGGGGTCCTCGGGATACTCGCCCTCGATACCAGCCGCGCCGAACGTAAGCGCGTTGAGAGTGAACCAGTATGACTTGCCTTCGTTGCTGCCATCTTCGGGCAACAGCCACACATCCTCCCAAACCGTTCTGCTTTCAGGAGACTCCCAAACGTGAGGAATGTAATATTTCCACTTCATTGTACTGTCCTTGTTAGAAGCATCGCTCACGGCTCCGTTGATCATGCTGCCTGGCCGCACAGGTCGGACTCGTGTCAGAACTCATTGCATAGTGCGAGCACTATGCCACTATGCGATGACCGAAAACCAAAGAAATCAAGCTGCCTCGCATCGCGTTCGTTGAGTTCCCGAGTTGATTGGCTCCTGACGACCATAGACTCAACGATTGATCGTGGCTCAAAACGCGAAGCGTTATGTTAGCGGCATAGCTTTCTTGTCATGCTGCACGAAGCCCACCGCATATTTGTTGATCAACTCGTGTCTATGGCCATGGCGGCGGAACGAGACCCGCTTTAGAAAGCAATTCTGAACTGCTGGAAAACCAACTGAGGATATTTTTGAAAGACGTGACCCTCTGCTCGAATGAAGAGCAGCCAGTCGCGCAACTGATTGCGAAGTGTCTCGCGCGACTGAAACATCTCGTTTGACCGACCTGTAGACAGATTCACTGGTCCTCGACAACCCTGGTCCGCGGGGCAGCCCGAGTGTCAACGATGAACGGGTTAAACCGCAGCGGCCGATGACAGAGGGGGCAATCGCTGAGCAGGTGTGGCTCGTCCCAGGCTTCGTCAGGCAATGCGGCGCATGGCGACCGCTCGGCCACGAAATTGGCGTCGCGTGTCACTCCGGCGATCACGTCCAGGACCCGCACCGGTACGGGAAACCGCTCCTTACACCACGCGCACTGAGCGGTCATTTGGTCATCCCAGACTCCCCCTCGCGCTGCCGAGAAGAACCTCAGCATCCTTCCCGAGTGTGGAGACAGCCACAAGCGGATCGCAGTCGTGACGGGCGGACCGGGCTTGTGATTTGCCAGGCTGAGCAGGTTCAATCCTGTCTTGCCCTCAGGCACCGCAAAAGAAGCGTCGGCGCCGCAGAAGACTAACCTCGCGTAACCTCTTCCAAAGAAGTTAGCGATCTCCTCCCCCGATCTCGCGTCCCAAACCGTGATCCGACCTTGCTGAAAGGCCCCGACCACAGACGATCCGTCGCTGGTGAAAGAACAACCTTCGGTCTTCTCGTCTCGATGCTCCACAGTCCACACCCGCGTCTCGTTACTCGATCTCCACATGATCGTCTCGGAGCCCGATGTGGACACAAAGTGGCGGCCGTCCGGCGAGTAGCGTATGTCTGTTAGCTTGTCCGAATGATGAGAATGAATCGCAAGCTGAGTTGCCGTGCCTACGTCCCAGGCTCTAACGGTCTGATCAAAATAGCCCGAAACAACGCGCCTGCCGTCTGGAGACACCGCCCACCTGGCGTTTGGACTACTGTAACCGTGGAACCTAACGAGCTTGGTCCCGTTGAGAGAGTCCCAGACCGCGAGATGCGTATCTCGCTCGAAGGACGGCGGCGACCCAATTTGGGCGAGTTGCTTTGCCAGCTCGACTGAAACCTGCTTGGGCGCTTCAGAGGAAACAAAGACGTCTCTCCCATCGACTGAGAACGCACAGGCCTTTACGCGACCCACGACCCTGGAAAGGGCAAGTGAAATCCGGCCAGTCCCGGCATTGCAGATCTGTACAGCTCCTGGCTGCTCGAGGCCCTGGGACCCGACGACTACGCGGCCACCGTCTGGCGAAAACGCGCACTCTGACACTTCTTCGTGAACGCGCGCAGGTTTTGCTACCTGCCGTCCGCTGTCCACGTTCCATATCCGAAGCGAGTGGAAGCCGCGCTCTGATGCGGGCTCAAGGCTCGCAGCGAGGTGGTCCGTCTTCGGCGACAGAGCGCAAGTCGAAATCCGAGTCCCTCCGACGTCCAACGAAGAAAGCAACTGGCCTCTATTCTCAAGCCATACTTCGAGCTTCGGGCCGGGGAGGACCCTCACAACGCGCCAGTCGTCGAGCTTCGATGCGCAACTCCACACTCCTCCTCGATCACGTTCGGGGCGCTCGGTCATTCCGCGTGCGCTTGCGTCCCACAACTTAAGCTCACCGCCCAGCGGGGACTCTCCCGCCGACGAGGCGACTTCACGGCCGGTTGGTGAATAAGCGCAAGCCCTGATCGGCCAAGAGTGACTACCCGGACTGGCGAGGTCTGCGCCTGTGCGAGAGTCGATGAAGAACAGCCGGGAGTCGGAACTCGCCACCACCCTGGCGCCGTCGGGCGCGAAATCACAATGAGAGATATGCCCACGCGGCCCGTTGACGCTCGCTATCGCTGCGCCAGTCTCTGAGTTCCAGGTTTTTATCTCAATTTGCCCCGACGAGTTTGCCAACGAGATGATGCTGCGGCCGTCACTGGAGAAACAGCAGCCGACTACACGACCGTTGTGCCCGGAAAGCGTAACCAATGTCTGGCCGGAAGTGACATCCCATACGCGAAGCGTTTGGTCATCAGATCCTGAAACCAGGCGGGAACCATCACGAGAAAACGCGCCGCAATTGACCAGGTTTTCGTGCCCGGTTAGTCGGAAGACCTCCGTGCGGCTCTGAACTTCCCACAGCGTCAGCTCACTGACCGGGGCCCTCAACAGGAAACCGCTGTCCCCGCCGCCAGAGACGGCAAAGCGCCCATCCGGCGAAAACTCGCATACCGTCACTCTGTGTCTTTGTTTTCCAAGCTCGCCGATCTCGGCTCCGGCTGTCGCGTCCCACAGCTTCACCGAACCTTCCTTTTCACCGGAGATAATGAGACTGGAGTCGGGTGAAACGGCCAGGGCGGTGATCCAGTTGTCCCGATTTACGCCGCCCACATCGCTGAGTCCCCGCAAGTAGAGCAGAGCAGTGCGTATGTCTTCGGCTTTCCGGTCACGCCGGACACTCATGGTTACGACCTGTTCACCGTTGAGCGCGTTCCACACGGTGATTCGGCCATCGGCCGAGCCGGACACCAACATCGTTCCGTCCCGCGAGAACGCGCAGGCTCCAATCTCTTCGCTGCCGACCTCCAGAGTCATCAGGCACTGCGCGAGGCTGTCAGGTTTGTTGATCCACCGAAGCCATGGGCGCTTTTCAAGTCCCGTCTCAAACCGCTGCCGCGCCATTTGCGCCGGCAAGGTCGAGTCGGGGTGGTTGGCCACTTGCTGAAAGAGAAGGTGAGGGTACTCTCGTAGAATGCGGCTCTCGCCGCGAATGAACCGCAGCCAGTCTTGCAGTTCTTCGCGCTTCGAGTGCTGACGGATTTGCTCTTGTGACATCCAGACCCTCAACCCAGCAGCCTTTCAGTCGGAGGGAACCTATTTCACACGGGGACTAATATCACACCACGATCCACCTACGCGGCCGTCCGTTTTCATCTCTCACCCAGCCATGCCTTAGCAATCGGCGCCCAGTCTGCGTTGATGTGACTCTCGCCGCTAATGAACCGTAGCCATTCTTGCAACTCATCGCGCGCCGTTTGATATGGAGGGGGCATCTCGCCTTCCTGTTCCGGGAGACTTTTATGCTGGGAACTTCTCGAGCGCGCGGCGGTAGTCCTCTTGAAGCTCGTACACACCGCCATGGATCGTCTTCGCGTCCTCGCCCTTTCCCGACGTGATCACCGAAACGTGAGTACATTTGGCTTCGAGAAACTCAAAGTCAGTCAGCGTGGCGTGAAGCTCGTCCCACTTCTCGCCATACGTCTGCTGATACGGAAGCTCAGACAGCTTCCTGATGTTCGGAGTCTTCTTCTCCTTCTCGAATAACTCCTGACTCGCGAAGTACTCAGCTAGACTCGAATGGCGCGCGCCCTTGTCATTCCCCGCCAGGAAGGTCTCTTCCACTACCTCGCGAAGCTGACGGTGGTAGAAACTCATCAGAGATGCGCCGTCTGCGCTACGCTCGGCCAGGTATGGCTCAAGGTCGAAATACAAACGCGACCAGACGATCACCGGCAATCGCTCTTCGGGCGGCGTGTGCTTCGCGCGAGACTTGAAATCCCCAAGCACTTCTTCGTCTCGCGATAGCACGTCGAGTAGCTCGTCTTCGGTTAGGCCGTTCTTTGACGCAGCCAGATAGCCCAGGCTCCGCGACACCACGACCTTGCCGTGGTTGGCATCCAGCGAAAGCCGTTCAAACAACTGACGAATGATCCCTGGGATGTCCCCGGCCAGGTCGGCTATCGGGCTGTAAGACTTCCACCGCCGCGCTTCCTCAAATGCCAGCTTCAAATAGAGCGGCATTCCACCTTGCTCTCTACTCCCGCTACTTTCGCCCGTAGGTCTGGCGGAGGCGTCGAACATGCGCAGTACTTCATTCTTCTGTGGCGACTGCAGCGTTCTGTCCGCGTCCGCCAACCAGGCTTCCAGCAATTCGTCTGCTTCTGCTCTTGGCATCGGTTCGAGTTTCAACAGGTTCGACGGCAGCTTTCTATCGAGCGCAACCTTGCACTCGCCAGGAAGCGTAGAGACGACCAGGTGTACGTGCTCGGGTAGCTCGCCGGGAAGCCAGATCAGATTGCGGGCGTGATCGGCGTCCGATAGTTGATCGAGCGCATCGAGAAAGACGGCCAGCGGCTTGTCCGGCCGCGCTAGAGCGAGCCGTTGCGGCATCTCTTTCACCAGTTCTTTGTATTCGGTTGGAATCGTCGTCTCGTCCCCGCCGTAGATCCGAGTCACCTGGCGGCAAAGACTTTCAACCAACGACCGCGCATCGGATGATCCGGGAGTCGCCCCGATGAATCTCGACACAAGCACGGCGTTAGGAATCCGCGATGCGCAATCCGCAATCGCCTTCGCCATCAAAGCAGACTTTCCAGAACCGGACTCGCCCCACACCGCGAGCGGATGACGGTCTTCCCGCGCAACGTAATCAAGGATCGTTTTGAGAATAGACGCTCGACCGATGAATGACTTGGCGCGGTTCTCAGCGAAGTCCTTGTGATCGGCGACTTCTTTTTCGAGGGCCTCGATCTTTTCGAGCCGCGCGATCTCTTCGAGGATCACTGTTGCCAGCCGTCGCCAGACGTCAAAGCACAACCCGGTGCTTGCGCTCTCGTCCTCGAGCAGCCTCATGCACTCTTCAAGGTTTTCCGGCAAAACGCCGATATGATTGGCCGTGATACCACCGCCAGTCCAGCTCGCGGTGTAGTGATGAAAGTTTCCAGGCAGCCGCTTTTCGACCCGGCCTTTCAAACTTTTTAACTTGTCGCTCGCCTGGCGGTCCAACGACCCGGTTTCGTCCACATCGATAAAATCTCTAGCGCTCTGGCTTTCCGGCAGCGCGCTGATAGCGCGAAAGAAGCAGAAGACATGTTCGTTCGCGTCGCTAACGGTCATCGCACCCGCGTCGATCTCCTGTTCCGTCGCGGAATCTTCGTACTTCTTGCGGTCGCCTTCCGCCAGGTTCATTCCCTCGATTGCTTTGAGTAGTATTCCGCGCAGTGGCCGCTCGATCTCCTTCTCCCACGTGTTGAAGTCAGCAAACTCACTTTCTTTTCTTCGCGGCTGGAGTCTGTAGACGGGAGGCTTGGCGTTGTCATCGCATCGATACCAACCCTTGTTGTTTTCGGGCTGCTGGTCCGTCCAGAGGAGAAGTTCTCTCTCCTCCGGCGTGACGCGCGGGAGAATGGCTTCGAGCTCGTTAGCTGGAATTTCAGCGGGCAACGGTCGCCAGCCATACCGATCGCCGAGCAGCACAATGAAGTTCGGCCGCGGCGAAGAGCGCTGTGACCGTGAGACCTCGTCCAGGCAGATCTTCATGGTCTGCTGGTCGAGCCCGGCTTCGTCGCGCACTCCCCATCGCAGATCTATCGCCTGGAAGCGACAGCCGTGCTGCGTGCAGAGTTCGCGCAGCCGCGGAAAGACATACTTCTGAAGCGCGTTCCGCTCTTCTATCAGGTCGCTGAAAGTAGAGCTGACGAAGACTCGAAATGTTCTTGTAGTTTGTCCCATAACTGCCCCTCCAGCGATTGGCGTACTTCATTACTCGGTGCGAAAACTGGCGCAACTAATTCAAATCCCCACCGGGCGAGCGGGCCTTCTTAGTATCAACCGTTTCCACCAAGGTAACTCCTTCCACCGGGCCAACGCTCGCTGGTATTCCAGGTTGAGACGCGAAGCACTATCAGGATTTGCTTTTCGGTGCGGGATGGGGATGTCAACGGCCAACTCTCCTGATACTTCCTTCGCGGGTACATCAATAAGATGGGCAACAAGTTGTCGGAGAGAAGCTTGCTCGGCTTCGGTTATGCCTGCTTCACCGGCGATGTTCTTTGGCAAACTCTTGCGAGCTTTGGGCGACAAGCTTGCACCGGTGCTTTTGGTTCCGCTTCTTTTGGTCGAAGCGCGATTAGGCCTTCCCTTGAGCAGTCGCCAATCCATTTCAATTGTAAAAGGGTTAAGCTTCACCCGAGTTCCGCATCCGGCGCAAGAAAGCTCCGAGTCTATTGCCGACGCTAACACGTCGCTCCACTTCCCGCAGGCCGGACAGTTTAGAGCATGATCGAAAGCGGGTGCGGGTGTTGCTTCTTCCGCTCCTTTTCTTCGCCGCCGCTTTCGCCGGCGTGCAGTCACAATCAGTGGCCCGCGAAGAATGTTCTCCAGAGTGAGAAAGTGAACTTCGCCGGAGGAACCCCCTGCAGCGAGTTGCAAGCCGTCGGGCCTCCAGGCCAGTGACCCTACATGTGCTCCTCCTTCGTAGTCGCAGGCGATTCTTCCGTTTGCAATATCCCAAACCCTCAACTTCCCCCTTCCACCCGAGCAGGCGAGTAGCCTTTGATCCGGGGAGAACGCCAGCGGGTATGATCCCTCAAATGTCGCCAGCTCCGCGCCGTTTTCGCCGCTGCTTAGCCTAACAACGCCGTAGCCCGAAGAAGACGCCGCCATCGTTCCGTCAGGCGAGAATATGCAACTGTCATCGCGGGAACTACTCCCTCCGAAATCGCGAGAACCTCGCCCCCCGAAATCGGTAGCCCCGCCGAAAGTGACCAGTTCTTTCCCGGTCGTTGAATCCAATATCACACCCCCTGCAAGTACGCGCTTGCCGTCGGGAGAAAAATGGCACGGCGCGCACCCTTTTTCCAGTTCCAGTAGAGGAGCGCCGGTCGCCCCATTCCGAATCATCAACCGGCCCCAAGCGCTGCTGCACAGCAGATGCTTCCCGTCAGCAGAGAATTTAGCGACGAATTGGAGGTGTTCGGGTGAGTTCCCAAGGCTGAGGCGCATCAATTCCGTCCCCGAAGAGGCATCCCAATACCTCAATGTGTGATCGCCGCAGCCGGCGGAGACGATCTGCGTGCCATCGACCGAGAATGCACATTGCCGCACCGTGTCTTCGTGTCCAGCCAGATCAGCCAGGAGCTCGCCCGTCGCCGCGTCCCAAAGTTTTATTTCACCTTTCGAATACTCACCGCCCCAGGACAAAACTTTTGCGCCGTCAGGTGAAAAGGCGCAGCCTCCTATTCCAATCTCATGGCCGGTTAGCGTAAGGCGAGCCGTCGCGCTTCGGGTGTCCCAGAGTTTGAGGGTCTTATCGCCTGAAGCCGAGGCCAGCCGGCTGCCGTCGGGCGAGAAAACGAGCGCCGACACGAATTTCGAGTGGCGCTCCTCGATTTCGTCTGAAGTAACTGCCGAGGCATTCCAGAGCTTCAAAGTTGAATCGCCGGATGCCGACACGAGCAGGCTTGAATCAGCCGAGAAGGCTATGGCTCGGATTGTCGAACCGTGGCCCTCGAAGGTTGCTCGTTCAGCACCAGTTTCCGTGTCGCGTAACTTGATTGTGTGGCGATTAACAAAGGCAAGCTTTGTCCCGTCGGGCGAGAAAGCGAACTTCTCGATCATATCATCCGTCATCACCGAGTCACGCTGGCTTGAAACGGAAGCCAGCTCGCGCCCTGTCTTCGCATCCCACAGCTTCAACTCTGCGCTTTCGCGGTCGAACGAATGCGCCAGTGAAACTATGCGGCTCGCATCTGGTGAAAAAGCACAATCGACCATCAACAGCCAGTGCCCTCTCAGCGACTCTATGAGTGTGCCGGAGGTTGCGTCACGTAACTCTACCAGGTTGTCCGATCCTACAAGCACCTGCCGGCCATCCGGCGAGAACCTGCAAGCAGCACCCAGGCCCGGTTTTGCCGGGAACTCGCAAACCTTGGCGCCCGACTCGACATCATAAACTCGCACCGCGCTGCCCCATGCCCCGACTATCCGCTTGCTGTCGCGCGAGAAGCTACAGCCGTCTACCTTTTCGCCTGTTAAGGACAAGATCTCTTGATAATGCGCCGAGCGCTGTTCGAATATCTTCAAGGTGCTTGCAGACATATCGCCCCACACGGCAAATATCCTCCTGCTGTCGGGTGAAAAATGACAAAGGCCGATCTCCTTTTCGCCGCTTGCCGCAAACAACGCGCGAGCGCTCCTCACGTCCCAGACCTTAATCTCGCGGCTTGGGTAAAACTCGCCTCCGGCGGCAAGGATTTGCGCTCCGTCGGGCGAGAACCGGCAGGAGTTTACCCTTGTGCTTTTGGCGTCCGATATTTGAAACGTATGCAAGCAGACGCCAGTCATCGCATTCCACAGCTTGATTACTTCCCGGGTATTTCCTGCATAGCTGCTGTTTGACTTTGACAGTATGAGAGAACCGTCGGGCGAAAAGTCTGCCGACTCGACCGTCCCCTCATGGCCTGCCAACACAGCCAGCTCAGACCCGTTTCCCGCGTCCCAAAGTCTAAGCGTGCCATCACCTGAACCGGAGAGTATGCGTGCTCCATCCGGCGAGAACATGCAACAGGTAACCCCTCGCTCGTGGCCCGTCATCGTAGCCAGACACGGCGAGGCTGCGTGAACCTTATTGGCCCTGCGTAGCCAAGGGCGCTTCTCAAGTCCGCTGTCGAATTTGTTCTTCGCCTCTCGCGCGGGAGCAGTCGAGTCAGGTTGGTTGGCGGCCTGCTGAAAGAGCAGCGCCGGGCGCTCGCGCAGGATGTGACTCTCGCCGCGAATAAACCGCTGCCAGTCTTGCAACTCCTCGCGGCCGGATTTCGGATGAGTTAGGTTTTGCGACATTCTTCTCAACGTTCCGCGGTCCTCTGGTGGTCGCTGCCCGCTGCTAATGAGCTTGTCGTTATCCCTTTCGTCTGCTCCATGCCTTCGCAATCGATCGCCAGTTCGAGTTGATGGTGAATGGGTTCAGCTTGAGACGACTGCCGCAGCTCGGGCAAGGCAGTTCTGTGCCCAGCTCAGAATCCCGCACCGGCGACCATCGGCGGCACGCAGGACATCCGGCGCCGAGCCGCTTTGCCGATACCCACGGCAGTCTCGAAGAGCCCTTCCACGCGGTAACTACAGCCGCTCCATTGATGATGTGCTCCGCCCGCAGAAGCACGATGGTGCTGCGTTTCGTGCCCAGGGCCAGGCGGCCATCGGCGCTGACAGCTATTGCTCCACTCAAGTCTCCGATCCAACGGCAAATCGTTTGCCCCCTGTCGAGGTCCCATAACCTGACCGACCCATCATCAGAGCAGGTGGCAATCCGGCAGCCATCCGCAAGAAAGCTGGCTCGGACCCTTCCGGCATGTCCTTCTAGTGTCGCTAGATTGGCCCTTGTATCAGAATCCCAGATCCTCGCTGTTCCATCGAACCCGCCGGAGAGAATGTATCTACCATCTGGCGAGAACATGCAGTCGCCCACTGCCGCCGAGTGACCAGTTAGCGTCGCCAGCCTGCTTCGAGACGCGGGTTGAATCGCAGCGGCGGCTGGCAGCTTGGACACATGGTACCGGCAACGCATCATTGTCAGAGTGACCAGCTTCAGTTGATGACGAATGGATTCTCTCGGTTATCTACGACGAACGGATTATATTTTAGAGGCTCGCGGCAAAGCGAGCAGCATGAGAGTAATCGTGGCTCGTCCCAGGCGTCATCGGGCATCTTCATGCACGGCGAATCGCCGGGCCCCAGGTTTGAGATCGTGGCAATCCCGCTGATTTCATCGAGTACCAGCGATGGCAAGTCGTCGCCGGTAAGATTTTCAAGAGTCACAGCCATAGTGTTAACTCTCCGCCGAAGAGCGCAGTGCAGTGAGCCTCTCAGTCTTCAGGGCGCCACTCAAACTGTGCGTGCAAGTCTGTGGCTTGCGAACACACCGCGCACGACTCACTCTGCGTCCAGCACGGTTCATCTTCTGACTGATGATGCCAGCTCTCACACTTTGGGCAACACACGGCCTGGGTGAACGGTTCGATACACCGCTCACATTGCGGGCATATGACCGGCCGGTCTTCGTGCGTTCCCGAGTTAGCCCCCTGTACTTAATCACCATCGGCGGGCTCTTAGCAGCGAAGTAGAACCGCTTCGTTCTGATCCGAATCTCGTCGCGATCCTGGAGCAAACGAAACCGATCTAACAAGGCACCGCCGTTGACTCGAGTTTTGGCCTGGCTGCCCGCGGTCAATACCCAAAGCGGATTTGCGGTCCACAGCGAACCCATCGGTTCCTCGACTCGCACGACTGCAACAGTGCGCTCACTACGATCGTCGCGTTGTCGGGGCGCCAAATCGCGCGCGTCATAGTCAAGGAAGTTGAACCAGTCATCGAGCGGCTTCACCGTCCATTGACCCGCTTCGACTTGCATCCACAAGTGGGCCATCGCTTAACACCTGAATTGGACGTCCGTTGGCTTCATATCTCATAGTGGTGCTCAGCGCTGCGTTCATCGATGCTGAACACATCGCCCGGCCGTAGCCCGAGGCTGCGAAGTGAGCGCGCCAACGCATTGCGCGAAACAGTGGCCGCATTCAGGCGTTCCAGCAAGTCGAAGCCCGTTGCGATCATCCGTTGCCCGCACCTACCGCACTTTCTTTGCCTGTCACTCAGCGAACACTCGAGCCGCAACAGTGAGCGTGTCTCTCCGCAGCCTGGACAAGTCAGCCGCTTCACAAACGGCTTGCCTTCAACTTGCAGCCCCGAACCGTTTTCGCCCGCCGCCGCCGGGACGAGACTCAAGGCTTGCTCGAGGCTGATCTCATCGATTGACCGATTCAGTCTTTCGATCTGCCAGACTTCGTGACCTGTGAAGCGGCAGTTTGGATTGCGGCTAAAAGCCGTGACATAGTGTTTGTGGTATGACGCGTCAATCAACACTTGCTTACTTACCGCGGCTCGATCCATCTGTCCGGTCAAAAGTTTTTGACACTCGATCGCTTGAAGCGACGCCGCCAATGCGCCAAGGCTCGACGGAGCATTCGTAGCTGGCGCGTTCGAGGTGAAGCCGAGGCAAGCATAGGTCTGCTCGAGCGCGTCATAGTCGCGATCGTCCCACGCACATTCTAGGCACGGTGTATCAGGTCCCGGCACGTAGACGTTGACTCTTGCGAGCAAGCCACCCGCTTCAACACCGGCGTCAATCAGCGGAACCCCAAGCCGCCACGCGAACTGATTCACTCGCTGACGAGCAATGCGCGAGTCAAGACACGAAAGAACCACGTCCGCTCGCAGCTTGCCCAGAGGTACGCGCTCCACTGCATCGGCGATCGCTTGAACGCGAAGTCGCGGGTTGATTCGTTTGAGCCGGCGAGCTTGAACGACCGCTTTTCGATTGCCGACGTCGTTCGGCGTT
This window harbors:
- a CDS encoding ThiF family adenylyltransferase, which codes for MRVANSSDSQKSVVVVGAGGNIGSHLGPHLARMQQVFSVALIDRDIYESSNLQTQDITPNDVGNRKAVVQARRLKRINPRLRVQAIADAVERVPLGKLRADVVLSCLDSRIARQRVNQFAWRLGVPLIDAGVEAGGLLARVNVYVPGPDTPCLECAWDDRDYDALEQTYACLGFTSNAPATNAPSSLGALAASLQAIECQKLLTGQMDRAAVSKQVLIDASYHKHYVTAFSRNPNCRFTGHEVWQIERLNRSIDEISLEQALSLVPAAAGENGSGLQVEGKPFVKRLTCPGCGETRSLLRLECSLSDRQRKCGRCGQRMIATGFDLLERLNAATVSRNALARSLRSLGLRPGDVFSIDERSAEHHYEI